In Leptospira langatensis, a single window of DNA contains:
- a CDS encoding HEAT repeat domain-containing protein has product MLRILSLGIISFFAFNLSAKEMIHEKLDQLFYDQVKKLESGSLEERIQAADYLKFVTSKLAVRPLLKALKGNPNVPKSDENSPSLKFVIAQALGAMESDVSGPGMVEEIKRASALVQENDQPTFSAPDGYNLVISTGELLRNVGLLPYTKENQDAIIAGLSHPNFYIRASAADGLKNLNRKDTLSQLNSAIDKEKNPFAKVAILNAIVYINRIANQKFHDLCAFLKDESPMVRYRASMAVGEVDLKAGEYSLREALLIEHDQIVREQIKKDLANVTGFKMPANTPFYFKD; this is encoded by the coding sequence ATTTTGAGAATCCTTAGCCTCGGAATCATTTCGTTTTTTGCATTCAATCTCTCCGCAAAGGAGATGATCCACGAAAAACTGGACCAACTCTTTTACGACCAAGTAAAGAAGTTGGAAAGCGGAAGCTTGGAAGAAAGGATCCAGGCGGCCGACTATTTAAAATTCGTGACTAGCAAACTTGCAGTCCGTCCCCTTTTAAAGGCACTCAAAGGAAATCCGAACGTTCCGAAATCGGATGAGAATTCTCCTTCATTGAAGTTCGTGATCGCTCAGGCCTTGGGAGCGATGGAATCCGATGTCTCCGGACCAGGTATGGTCGAAGAGATCAAGAGAGCTTCCGCTTTGGTTCAGGAAAATGACCAACCTACATTTAGCGCTCCTGACGGTTATAATCTCGTGATCTCTACGGGAGAATTGTTAAGGAATGTAGGACTTCTTCCTTATACTAAGGAGAATCAAGACGCGATCATCGCAGGCTTAAGTCATCCTAATTTCTATATTCGCGCTTCTGCAGCAGACGGTTTGAAGAATTTGAATCGAAAAGACACTCTGAGCCAATTGAATTCGGCAATCGATAAAGAGAAGAATCCGTTTGCGAAGGTCGCCATCTTGAATGCGATCGTTTATATCAATCGGATCGCAAACCAGAAATTCCATGATCTATGCGCCTTCTTAAAAGATGAGTCTCCGATGGTCCGTTATAGAGCTTCCATGGCAGTGGGAGAAGTGGATCTGAAAGCTGGCGAGTATTCTTTGAGAGAGGCTCTACTCATTGAGCATGATCAGATCGTAAGAGAGCAGATCAAGAAGGACCTCGCGAATGTTACCGGATTTAAAATGCCGGCAAACACACCTTTCTATTTTAAAGACTAG
- a CDS encoding LA_3150 family lipoprotein: protein MKHIRSITIFLSIAIFAVSCAKSNEVDSGGLFASVLANPVNDGTLSVVNMKTNDGISYQGTCYDSFKQIFSGTSVSGTTFYNATLGFLHIAPPLESEKSSKSTCSSLGFSGSGILEKDANDNFEYKLYYCNTDIGACSYKGIQASGL from the coding sequence ATGAAACATATCAGATCTATAACGATTTTCTTAAGTATCGCGATCTTCGCAGTATCCTGCGCGAAATCCAACGAAGTAGACAGCGGAGGACTCTTCGCATCCGTACTCGCCAATCCTGTAAACGACGGAACCCTTTCCGTTGTGAACATGAAAACAAACGATGGGATCTCGTACCAAGGAACTTGTTACGATAGCTTCAAGCAGATCTTTAGCGGCACCAGTGTTTCCGGGACGACATTCTATAATGCGACCCTAGGATTCCTACACATCGCTCCTCCTCTGGAAAGCGAGAAGTCTTCTAAAAGCACCTGTTCTTCTTTAGGATTTTCCGGATCGGGGATCTTGGAAAAGGACGCAAACGATAATTTCGAGTATAAGCTCTATTACTGTAACACAGACATAGGAGCTTGTTCGTACAAGGGGATCCAAGCCTCAGGGTTGTAA
- a CDS encoding glutathione S-transferase family protein, which translates to MSELTLVIGNKNISSWSFRPWILLKQSGISFQEIPMKLFTAEYAASIDKHSPSGKVPVLNDNGLQIWDSLSISEYLAEKFPEKELWPKDTATRAQARSVVAEMHSGFSAMRTHLGMNFCGRISKDIPADALKDITRVQAIWSECLQTFGGPFLFGKKFGIADAFYAPVVARFQTYGVELSPKASEYANTISGLPAYLSWGEGAKAELQ; encoded by the coding sequence ATGAGCGAGCTAACACTTGTAATAGGGAATAAAAACATCTCTTCTTGGTCCTTCCGACCTTGGATCCTTTTGAAACAATCCGGGATCTCTTTCCAAGAAATCCCGATGAAACTTTTCACAGCAGAATACGCTGCCTCCATAGATAAGCATTCTCCTTCCGGCAAGGTCCCGGTGTTAAACGACAACGGATTACAGATCTGGGACTCCTTAAGCATTTCTGAATATTTGGCAGAGAAGTTTCCGGAAAAGGAGCTTTGGCCCAAGGACACTGCCACAAGAGCACAAGCCAGATCGGTAGTAGCCGAAATGCATTCCGGCTTCTCCGCAATGAGAACTCATTTAGGTATGAATTTCTGCGGAAGAATAAGCAAGGACATCCCAGCAGACGCACTCAAGGACATTACGAGAGTGCAAGCTATCTGGAGTGAATGTCTGCAAACTTTCGGGGGTCCATTCCTATTCGGAAAGAAATTCGGGATCGCCGACGCATTCTACGCGCCTGTAGTAGCTCGTTTCCAGACCTACGGTGTGGAATTAAGTCCTAAGGCTTCCGAATATGCGAACACGATCTCAGGACTCCCAGCGTACCTGTCCTGGGGAGAAGGAGCTAAGGCAGAGCTCCAGTAA
- a CDS encoding polyhydroxyalkanoate synthesis regulator DNA-binding domain-containing protein — protein MKVLKRYANRRLYDPETSKTITLEDVAEMIISGEEIKVIDNMSGQDITPKILGQTFLKVSLGQRNEEFSNYMLSALIRETGKNISALFGRLVLGGIGLAYLTKEKMDRILQSMVALGELRLEEVKSYREDLLTHLAQRASENSEQIQEDLKKVGRELEEGGEKELAVEDLSEKIRRIAERVKETESL, from the coding sequence ATGAAGGTTCTAAAAAGATACGCAAATAGAAGGTTGTACGACCCCGAAACTAGCAAGACCATCACCTTGGAAGATGTCGCTGAGATGATCATCTCAGGCGAAGAGATCAAGGTGATCGATAATATGAGCGGGCAAGACATCACTCCTAAGATCTTAGGGCAGACCTTCCTTAAAGTCAGCCTCGGCCAAAGAAACGAAGAATTCTCCAATTATATGCTTTCCGCTCTGATCCGGGAGACTGGAAAGAATATCAGTGCTTTATTCGGGCGCCTGGTCCTTGGCGGTATCGGACTCGCATATCTTACTAAAGAAAAAATGGACAGGATCCTCCAAAGCATGGTGGCCTTGGGGGAACTTAGACTCGAAGAAGTGAAAAGCTATCGAGAGGATCTTTTGACCCACCTTGCCCAGAGAGCCAGTGAAAACAGCGAACAGATCCAAGAGGACCTGAAAAAAGTCGGCCGGGAACTGGAAGAAGGGGGAGAAAAGGAATTGGCGGTCGAGGATCTCTCGGAGAAAATTCGCAGGATTGCGGAAAGGGTCAAGGAAACCGAATCCTTATAG
- a CDS encoding alpha/beta hydrolase, which produces MTWEQNYHLEDGTFAGAGDVSIYYRAYRAKDASNPRTLVVHHGIGEHGKRYDNLVEALSGKEYNIYLIDARGHGKSGGSRGVVTHFNQFLADLDRLIGIAKQKENAKKVTLLGHSMGALISLFYAGEPSYQANLDRLVLSGLPIAVKTDLVMNIKKGAGSLLAGAFPTLTVPTGLDVNALSHDKEVVKAYKKDPLVHGSVGAYLGDFLLNSKEKALEKAAKIQIPVYMFHGKEDAIALSVGTDEAFEVIPAADKTKRVYEGLYHETMNELPADKAKVLGDLVNWLQTH; this is translated from the coding sequence ATGACTTGGGAACAAAACTATCATCTAGAAGACGGAACCTTTGCTGGAGCCGGAGACGTATCCATCTATTACAGAGCGTATCGTGCAAAAGACGCATCCAATCCAAGGACCCTGGTTGTCCATCATGGGATCGGAGAACATGGAAAGAGATATGATAATCTAGTAGAAGCTCTCTCCGGAAAAGAATATAATATTTATCTAATAGATGCCAGAGGTCACGGGAAATCCGGAGGCAGTAGAGGAGTAGTCACACATTTCAACCAGTTCCTTGCGGATCTGGATCGATTGATCGGGATCGCCAAACAAAAAGAAAACGCAAAAAAAGTAACTCTCCTAGGCCATTCCATGGGGGCACTTATTTCTCTTTTCTATGCGGGAGAACCTTCTTACCAAGCAAATCTGGATCGTCTCGTACTAAGCGGCTTACCGATCGCAGTCAAAACGGATCTGGTAATGAACATAAAGAAAGGCGCAGGAAGTCTTTTAGCAGGAGCTTTCCCGACCTTAACGGTTCCTACCGGATTGGACGTAAACGCTCTTTCTCACGACAAAGAAGTAGTCAAAGCCTATAAAAAGGATCCTTTAGTCCACGGTTCCGTGGGCGCATACCTAGGAGACTTCTTATTGAATTCGAAAGAAAAGGCCTTAGAAAAAGCCGCGAAAATCCAGATACCAGTGTATATGTTCCATGGCAAAGAAGACGCTATCGCTCTTTCTGTCGGAACGGATGAGGCTTTTGAGGTAATTCCTGCCGCAGACAAGACCAAACGCGTTTACGAAGGATTGTATCATGAAACCATGAACGAGCTTCCGGCAGACAAAGCCAAAGTCTTGGGCGATCTAGTGAACTGGTTGCAAACCCACTAA
- a CDS encoding YciI family protein — MKFFLIELEYTVPMEKLNEVTPAHREFLQTQYDKGVLLLSGPRVPRDGGMIIGKSSSLEELQEIMKNDPFVKENCAKYIYKEFAPVKYQPFLKEWLEL, encoded by the coding sequence ATGAAATTTTTTCTGATAGAATTAGAATACACCGTCCCTATGGAAAAGCTGAACGAGGTCACTCCGGCCCATAGAGAATTCCTACAAACCCAATACGATAAGGGAGTGCTACTCTTGTCCGGTCCTAGAGTTCCCAGAGACGGAGGAATGATCATCGGTAAATCTTCTTCTTTAGAGGAATTGCAGGAGATCATGAAGAACGATCCGTTCGTAAAAGAGAACTGTGCAAAATATATCTATAAGGAATTCGCTCCGGTGAAATATCAGCCTTTTCTAAAGGAATGGTTGGAGCTTTAA
- a CDS encoding PA0069 family radical SAM protein, which yields MRSKKRGTEKRPPSRFDPIQREAWWEDRNVDPEEDPAPSTHFYWEDSKSILTKNKSPDIPFEASINPYRGCEHGCIYCFARPNHSYVDLSPGLDFETKIFVKKNPAELLIEELRKKKGAVSPITIGTATDPYQPGERVYKNTRSILEVLLEFKQPAAIITKSSLIQRDLDLLSKLGTLGLIKVLFSITTLDKELWSKLEPRAPAPGKRMETVKALTDVGVPTGVLFAPVIPFINDSEMETVLGTAAQLGAESAGMVFLRLPLEVAPLFEDWLSRHYPLKKEKVLRVISEARGGKLYDAKWGERMRGTGSYADLLQKRFSLSIRKFGLNRRSQLRTDLFTIPNQYKKKKKGQEDLLPGLFTDEQSPT from the coding sequence ATGAGATCAAAGAAGCGAGGCACAGAAAAGCGCCCACCAAGTCGGTTCGATCCGATCCAAAGAGAGGCTTGGTGGGAGGATCGCAATGTGGATCCGGAGGAGGATCCTGCCCCTTCTACCCATTTCTATTGGGAAGATTCTAAAAGTATTCTGACCAAGAACAAATCCCCTGATATTCCGTTCGAGGCTAGCATCAATCCCTATCGCGGCTGCGAACACGGATGTATCTATTGTTTTGCGAGACCCAACCATTCTTACGTGGATCTTTCTCCGGGTTTGGATTTCGAGACTAAGATCTTCGTAAAAAAGAATCCTGCGGAGCTTCTCATCGAAGAACTTAGAAAAAAGAAAGGAGCCGTGAGCCCAATCACCATCGGGACTGCAACAGATCCTTACCAACCGGGAGAAAGAGTGTATAAAAACACTCGCAGCATACTCGAAGTGCTCTTGGAATTCAAACAACCGGCAGCAATCATTACTAAGTCTTCTTTGATCCAAAGAGATCTGGATCTACTTTCCAAACTCGGAACGCTCGGATTGATCAAGGTACTCTTCTCGATCACAACCTTGGACAAAGAACTTTGGTCCAAACTGGAACCGAGAGCCCCGGCTCCCGGAAAGAGAATGGAGACCGTAAAGGCGCTTACGGATGTAGGAGTTCCTACAGGAGTATTATTCGCACCGGTGATCCCATTCATCAACGACTCGGAGATGGAAACTGTTTTAGGGACAGCCGCACAATTAGGAGCAGAATCCGCAGGCATGGTGTTCTTACGATTGCCCTTAGAAGTGGCTCCCTTATTCGAAGACTGGCTTTCCCGCCACTACCCTCTTAAGAAAGAAAAGGTGTTACGGGTCATCTCCGAAGCCAGAGGAGGGAAACTCTATGATGCAAAATGGGGAGAAAGAATGAGAGGAACAGGCAGCTATGCGGATCTATTACAAAAACGGTTTTCTCTTTCCATCCGGAAATTTGGATTAAATCGAAGAAGCCAGCTCAGAACGGATCTTTTCACTATTCCCAATCAATATAAGAAAAAGAAGAAGGGACAAGAAGATCTGCTACCCGGTTTATTTACCGATGAGCAAAGTCCTACCTGA
- a CDS encoding metal-dependent hydrolase — MNASTETKKRNLKSIDANSPTVRKMNFEGLEDLPDHYIANNSYLTHNVNAYHVLFPEGERFFIKSVKAFADQVKDPGLSNRVKAFIGQEVQHGKEHEKILEVLKGQHRPIDLMVKIYKWTAFSFFLPLFELIFGKKLKLAVTAGLEHYTASMAEVSIRHQLHEHAYGDMRNLLLWHACEEIEHKSVAYDVLQTVSKSYALRILGFIIASFMFWGYSIAFQHWFLLADKKVSFRKYLQDLNNSREFGRKLYPRLAELSLLYFKKDFHPDQTGGYELANEALITI; from the coding sequence ATGAACGCTTCAACTGAGACTAAAAAAAGAAATCTAAAATCCATAGATGCGAATTCTCCCACTGTTCGCAAAATGAATTTCGAAGGACTGGAGGATCTTCCGGATCATTACATAGCCAATAACTCGTATCTTACTCATAATGTGAACGCTTACCATGTTCTCTTTCCGGAAGGGGAGAGGTTCTTTATCAAAAGTGTGAAAGCATTCGCTGATCAAGTAAAAGACCCAGGTCTTTCGAATCGTGTGAAGGCGTTTATCGGACAGGAAGTCCAGCACGGAAAGGAACATGAAAAGATCCTAGAAGTCCTAAAGGGTCAACATAGACCCATTGATCTCATGGTGAAGATCTATAAATGGACCGCTTTCAGTTTCTTTCTTCCTCTCTTCGAATTGATTTTCGGTAAAAAGCTGAAGCTTGCAGTGACTGCAGGTCTGGAACATTATACCGCTAGCATGGCAGAGGTATCCATTCGTCATCAATTGCATGAACATGCGTATGGAGATATGAGAAACCTTCTTCTTTGGCACGCTTGCGAAGAGATCGAGCATAAGTCAGTTGCTTACGATGTACTGCAAACCGTTTCTAAAAGCTATGCCCTACGGATTTTAGGATTCATCATCGCGTCGTTCATGTTCTGGGGATATTCTATCGCTTTTCAGCATTGGTTCTTGTTGGCCGATAAGAAGGTTAGCTTTCGTAAATATCTTCAAGATCTGAACAACTCTCGTGAATTCGGAAGGAAATTATATCCAAGGTTAGCAGAGCTTTCGCTTCTGTATTTTAAGAAGGATTTTCATCCCGATCAGACCGGCGGTTATGAGCTTGCGAACGAAGCTCTTATAACTATTTAG
- a CDS encoding DEAD/DEAH box helicase: MKELKFSPEQREVIEDTSRFLQVIAAAGSGKTSTLVGVIQKELERNTSGEEILVLTFTRKAAGEIRERIHTQTGIESVRVHTFHSFCLRALTNWHPRFKKDRPSILLPAEKNAFFREWFRKESDSIGGIPFELLSGDILLPKDFPHSWKIPLLEDYKKFKSKEHKLDLDDLVCLFLDSLEGEEPWTEIPKSGLKRILVDEFQDTDSQQLRFLRLLSDRSRITVVGDDSQSIYAFRGSEPSIFLNFPDLFVPCSRKFLSTNYRSLPKIVEVSSIPIEKNENRIPKTVLAHREGRSRIGRLKMDKISDLFSYLGEFYKASGGDLRILCRSNHRIREYLSVGVPSELLLTIHASKGLEFHTVIVDLSDGWNIRKDSPSSVWEEERRVLYVALSRAKDNLLILGKKSHSNRETAEDIFFSYFKREIPQLK, translated from the coding sequence ATGAAAGAACTTAAATTCAGTCCGGAACAAAGAGAAGTCATAGAAGATACATCTAGATTCCTGCAAGTGATCGCAGCAGCCGGTTCCGGAAAAACAAGCACACTCGTAGGAGTGATCCAAAAAGAGCTAGAAAGAAATACCTCGGGCGAAGAGATCCTTGTACTTACTTTTACACGAAAGGCGGCAGGTGAGATCCGAGAGAGGATCCATACGCAGACCGGGATCGAGTCAGTAAGAGTTCATACCTTTCATTCTTTTTGCTTAAGAGCCTTAACGAATTGGCATCCTCGTTTCAAAAAGGATCGACCTTCTATCCTTTTACCTGCGGAGAAGAATGCTTTCTTTAGAGAGTGGTTCCGAAAAGAATCGGACAGTATAGGAGGGATCCCTTTTGAGTTACTCAGCGGGGATATTCTACTACCGAAAGATTTCCCTCATTCCTGGAAAATTCCTTTATTAGAAGATTATAAAAAGTTTAAGTCTAAAGAGCATAAACTGGATCTGGACGATCTAGTCTGTCTATTTTTAGATTCTTTAGAAGGCGAAGAACCTTGGACAGAAATCCCTAAATCCGGCTTGAAGAGGATCTTAGTAGACGAGTTCCAAGACACCGACTCGCAACAATTGCGTTTCTTACGGCTTTTATCGGATCGATCCAGGATCACAGTTGTAGGAGACGACAGTCAGTCGATCTATGCATTCCGAGGTAGCGAACCCAGTATCTTCTTAAATTTTCCGGATCTATTCGTTCCTTGCTCTCGTAAATTCCTAAGTACGAATTACAGATCCTTACCCAAGATCGTAGAAGTTTCTTCGATCCCTATCGAAAAGAATGAGAATCGGATCCCGAAGACCGTTCTAGCTCACAGAGAAGGAAGGTCAAGGATCGGCAGATTGAAAATGGATAAGATCAGCGATCTATTTTCCTATCTTGGGGAATTTTACAAAGCCAGTGGCGGAGATCTAAGGATACTTTGCAGATCCAATCATAGGATCCGGGAATATTTAAGCGTAGGAGTTCCTTCGGAACTATTGCTTACCATCCATGCGTCCAAAGGTCTGGAGTTCCATACGGTCATTGTAGACCTGTCGGATGGTTGGAATATTCGAAAAGATTCTCCTAGCTCCGTCTGGGAGGAAGAAAGAAGAGTTCTCTACGTTGCATTGTCCAGAGCAAAAGACAATCTATTGATCTTGGGAAAGAAGAGCCATTCCAATCGGGAAACGGCAGAAGATATCTTCTTCTCTTATTTTAAAAGAGAAATACCTCAATTAAAATAG
- a CDS encoding PAS domain S-box protein encodes MPDILFICNSEGRILHVNENGREILGIASADSAKSFSDFLSETDLKYLETVIIPNVSKSGDFAGRALRLKKRDGSFLPTKQHVYLMPDSKEDLSFLFVFKEEVESEAEKKDALYKAFQQSQNGMFLTDRAGVILAVNKQFEAISGLKENELIGKTPKAFQSGSSAKLFYDEFWENVLQGSVVIGNSKNGFVKVSDWKQNVFPIRDKNGEVSSFLSTISANSESSSEARSNSVANDLNRLSTDAIKKQEGMDRDALILTLREKTKLTKKETEICAGIASGRDKSKISEDLGIHPGTMKNHLKSIYRKTIDLEKEIPGPERDKLQRLTIYLFRLLGA; translated from the coding sequence ATGCCTGATATTTTGTTCATTTGCAATTCGGAAGGGCGCATCCTTCATGTAAACGAAAATGGCAGAGAGATTCTTGGCATAGCCTCGGCGGACTCTGCAAAGAGCTTTTCGGATTTTCTGTCCGAAACCGATCTCAAGTATCTAGAGACTGTAATCATTCCTAATGTATCTAAGTCCGGTGATTTTGCGGGAAGAGCTCTTCGCTTGAAAAAGAGAGATGGAAGCTTTCTTCCAACGAAACAACATGTTTATCTAATGCCGGATTCTAAAGAGGATCTTTCCTTCCTGTTCGTATTTAAGGAAGAAGTAGAGTCGGAAGCTGAGAAGAAAGACGCACTCTATAAGGCCTTTCAACAATCCCAGAACGGAATGTTCCTTACTGACAGAGCAGGGGTGATACTCGCAGTAAATAAACAATTCGAAGCGATCTCCGGTTTGAAAGAGAATGAACTCATCGGCAAGACCCCAAAAGCATTCCAGTCAGGAAGCTCCGCCAAACTTTTTTACGATGAGTTTTGGGAGAATGTACTACAAGGCTCCGTTGTGATCGGCAACTCGAAGAACGGTTTTGTAAAAGTCTCCGATTGGAAACAGAATGTATTCCCGATCCGAGATAAGAACGGAGAGGTTTCCAGTTTTTTAAGCACTATTTCCGCGAATTCGGAATCTTCTTCCGAAGCGAGAAGCAATTCCGTTGCGAACGATCTCAATAGACTTTCTACCGACGCTATCAAAAAGCAAGAAGGTATGGATAGAGACGCTTTGATCCTGACCCTAAGAGAAAAGACAAAGTTGACTAAGAAGGAAACCGAGATCTGTGCAGGAATCGCTTCCGGAAGGGATAAGAGCAAGATCAGTGAAGATCTAGGGATCCATCCTGGGACCATGAAGAATCACTTGAAATCCATCTATAGAAAGACAATAGATCTGGAGAAGGAGATTCCCGGTCCGGAAAGGGATAAACTCCAAAGGCTTACCATTTATTTATTCCGCTTATTGGGAGCATGA
- a CDS encoding metal-dependent hydrolase: protein MPVQTQKKERKIKPIDGNSPSVRKMDFEGLDQLSDYYVAGNSFITHTVNAYHVIFPEGERFFIKSVKAFADQVTDPDLQSRIKGFIGQEVQHGKEHEKALEMLVKQGRPVSKILKFYTKTAYGFFWPVLEFIFGKKLKLAVTAGLEHYTASLGEVSLKYNLHDQAEGEMRNLLLWHACEEIEHKSVAYDVLQTISKSYVLRIFGFIVASVMFWGYAFTLQHLFIFSDPKIGIRRYFADLRSARSYAKLIVTEVGKMSLLYFKPDFHPNQTGGYELANAALATI, encoded by the coding sequence ATGCCAGTGCAAACTCAGAAAAAGGAACGTAAAATCAAGCCCATCGACGGAAACTCTCCGAGCGTACGCAAGATGGACTTTGAAGGGTTGGATCAATTGTCCGATTACTATGTAGCGGGGAATTCTTTTATCACTCACACGGTAAACGCGTATCATGTCATTTTTCCGGAAGGCGAAAGATTCTTTATTAAGAGCGTGAAGGCTTTCGCGGACCAAGTGACTGATCCGGATCTACAGAGCCGTATCAAGGGATTCATTGGGCAAGAAGTCCAACATGGAAAAGAGCATGAGAAGGCTCTAGAAATGCTAGTGAAGCAAGGCCGTCCTGTTTCTAAAATATTAAAATTTTATACGAAAACCGCTTATGGATTCTTTTGGCCCGTTCTAGAATTTATTTTTGGTAAGAAGCTCAAGCTTGCAGTGACTGCCGGCCTGGAGCATTATACGGCTTCTTTAGGAGAAGTTTCCTTAAAATATAATCTGCACGATCAGGCGGAAGGCGAGATGAGAAATCTTCTTCTCTGGCATGCTTGTGAAGAGATCGAACACAAATCCGTTGCTTATGATGTTTTACAGACGATTTCTAAAAGCTATGTGCTTAGGATCTTCGGGTTCATCGTGGCGTCGGTTATGTTTTGGGGATATGCGTTCACACTGCAGCATCTGTTCATCTTCTCCGATCCTAAGATCGGGATTCGTAGATACTTTGCGGATCTAAGAAGTGCTCGTTCCTATGCAAAATTGATCGTAACCGAGGTCGGGAAAATGTCTTTGCTGTATTTCAAACCCGATTTCCATCCAAACCAAACCGGCGGATACGAACTTGCTAACGCTGCTTTGGCAACTATATAG
- a CDS encoding prohibitin family protein, protein MNRFHFFSLKFSCLAVLLLGFIASTGCYTNIRPGEAGLRYHPLTSGLQRDLLTNALYFYAPWNDIILYPTQWTSYKEKVDVLTRDDLTINVVAAVILRPVPSEIYNLQIEIGPDYYDKVVRPQFRTSVRNALSAYSMIRISKETPKVSSDIRQALGDKLRGKHIEIDDVIIDDIEYSRPILTAIEGKLTKEQEQEQMKFEINIAKKDAEITVIHAEAKAKSTAIEAEGNAQAIVIEAQAKAKAQKLIAAQLTKQYLQLKAFENPNTKLLLVPTGKDALPMIFNMPDSGRIPTAPVDTTPQP, encoded by the coding sequence ATGAACAGGTTTCACTTCTTTTCCCTTAAATTCAGCTGTCTTGCAGTCCTCCTCCTGGGCTTCATTGCAAGCACAGGCTGCTATACCAATATCCGTCCCGGAGAGGCCGGACTCAGGTATCATCCTCTAACGAGTGGTTTACAAAGAGATCTATTGACTAACGCTCTTTATTTCTACGCTCCTTGGAACGATATCATTCTATATCCGACCCAATGGACTTCTTACAAAGAAAAAGTAGACGTTCTTACTAGAGACGATTTGACCATTAACGTTGTTGCAGCGGTCATCCTCAGGCCTGTTCCTAGCGAGATCTATAACCTGCAGATAGAGATCGGTCCGGATTATTATGACAAGGTGGTCCGCCCTCAGTTTCGAACCTCTGTGCGTAACGCATTATCCGCTTATAGCATGATCCGAATTTCCAAGGAAACTCCTAAGGTCTCTTCCGATATCAGACAAGCCTTGGGAGACAAGCTGAGAGGAAAGCACATAGAGATAGATGATGTGATCATAGACGATATCGAATATAGCCGTCCTATCTTGACTGCGATCGAAGGTAAACTCACCAAAGAACAAGAACAGGAGCAGATGAAATTCGAGATCAATATCGCGAAGAAGGATGCGGAGATTACTGTCATCCATGCGGAGGCTAAGGCAAAATCCACTGCAATCGAAGCGGAAGGTAACGCACAGGCAATCGTGATCGAGGCCCAAGCGAAGGCAAAGGCTCAGAAACTCATAGCCGCTCAGTTGACCAAACAATACTTGCAGTTGAAAGCGTTTGAGAACCCGAATACCAAACTATTACTCGTTCCTACAGGCAAGGACGCATTGCCTATGATCTTCAATATGCCTGATTCAGGAAGGATCCCTACCGCTCCCGTAGATACGACTCCTCAACCTTGA
- a CDS encoding DedA family protein, with the protein METIKFVLDFFLHLEQHLDALILAYGTWIYLILFLIIFCETGLVVTPILPGDSLLFALGAFAARGSLDLATVLVLLIIAAILGDTVNYSIGNLAGDQILSKEKIPFLNKKHLEKAHRFYEQYGGKTIIIARFIPIIRTFAPFVAGIGKMTYTKFILYNIVGGVLWIVVFTLGGYKFGNLEFVQRNFKIVILAIIVISVMPAVIEFIRESRKARRRSQS; encoded by the coding sequence TTGGAAACCATCAAATTCGTTTTGGACTTTTTTCTGCATTTGGAGCAACATCTGGATGCGTTGATCCTGGCTTATGGCACTTGGATCTATCTGATCTTATTCTTAATTATCTTCTGCGAAACTGGTCTAGTGGTGACTCCTATCCTTCCCGGTGATAGTCTTCTCTTTGCCTTAGGTGCCTTCGCCGCTAGGGGAAGTCTGGATCTGGCAACCGTTCTGGTGCTGCTCATCATCGCCGCCATTTTAGGCGACACAGTGAACTATTCCATCGGCAATCTGGCGGGAGACCAAATCCTATCCAAAGAAAAGATCCCTTTCCTGAACAAAAAGCATCTGGAAAAGGCCCACAGATTCTACGAGCAATATGGCGGAAAAACGATCATCATTGCCAGATTCATTCCGATCATCCGTACCTTCGCTCCTTTCGTAGCGGGTATCGGAAAGATGACCTACACTAAATTCATTCTTTATAATATTGTAGGAGGAGTCCTCTGGATCGTCGTATTCACACTAGGCGGATATAAGTTCGGCAATCTAGAATTCGTTCAGAGAAACTTTAAGATCGTGATCCTTGCGATCATCGTGATCTCCGTGATGCCTGCCGTCATAGAATTCATCAGAGAATCCAGAAAAGCAAGACGACGTTCACAGAGTTAA